Within the Phaseolus vulgaris cultivar G19833 chromosome 9, P. vulgaris v2.0, whole genome shotgun sequence genome, the region CTAAGTTATTGTTCAAATATATTTGAGCATTATTTCTCATAAAGGGTTGTCTTTTTGATGAATTTGGTTATTCATCCCTAAATTATCCTTATTTTATCTCAAGGCAAAGTCAAGGTCTCTTCCAATCTAGCCTTTTGATTTGTTAACACTTTTAAACggtctattattattatttttactagaGGATCAAACACAAAGGTCATTCATTGAGATAACATATAAGTCATCTTAAATTTATTATGGTCCATTTGTTGTTTTGAAACTTATAAGGTTATACTCGAGATACCTATGTTTAAATAGTCATTCTTAAGATTTCAACCAGAAGTATAAGCCGAATATCGACTATCATTATATATTGATCCAGGATTATTATTTAACCATATGATTTGGATATCTTGCCAATTAGCCTTAGGATATTTTTTACTCGATGTCCATGCTCCTAAAATGAGTATAACAAAGAAAAGTGATATTGGTTCCACTCAAGTTGTCATTATCGAACTTACTAACATCAACACTAGTTGGTCAAAAAATCTGACTAACCACTATCATCaccaaattaattaaatactataagaaaattatgaaatagaaactaattttagaaatcacaattagtcactatattgactaaattatatgttattttagagactaaaaaaattattgatatctaaagtaatttctattattaataaaacttataaactaaatttataaattaatatctaattagctaccatcTAAAACCATGGTATTATAATTGTTTCTCGATCCCTTCTACTTATATAATTGCTTCTTCAAAAAATTTCTAATTCCTCGAGTCAAGACTTTCTCAAGAAGGTTGATCTCTCTTAAATTTGGTTTGAGGTTGATCacttaaattttcttttgtatttttaaaattaaatataatattttacaaatgAAATGTGATCTATGTTTCATCTTATTTGTAGCATATATTATAACTAAGAAATAAAGGAAAGGCAAGAAGGGTCCAAACATTGAGAATTTGTTTGGATTAAAGagagaatgaaaaataaaagaaacgaATATAAAGAGACTAGAAAGTTAAATTTTTGGATAGAGGAATAGAGAGTAGAAATTGGTGAACATTTTCTAGTAGATGTGAttgatataataaataaatttttgatatatatttaaaagaaattttaaattaacataaaaattatcatctaatatcaataaataaataaaattatatattaaaatagttaatatatcaatttattttattttatttattatttagttatttattttattataatattaagatatatattaatgaaatattaataatataattattaagaaaattattataatatttataattcgtttaatgatataaatgtaaaaataataaaacattaaaatcataatcaattatgctttttaatataatcgattatatcatacttattttattatatatatatatataattactatactaaaaagtataattgattattattattattatatttttacaagTCTATCTAAAGAGTGTAAACTGTTTGTCAACaacttgttttttgtttttcatcatTTGTGTTTCGTTTTTCCAGTTTCATTATTCCTCTTTCTATCCGCATAAAGAGTATATCCATAGATATAAACACATCTCAGtgaattaacttttttttactttattttatatagatGATCATAACAATATTCTAAAGTACCAAAAAGTTCGACATGTGTCGTTTCTAGggttataaattattaataaattaaactgAATTCtactaattatattaaaataattattaatatcacTTTTTAGATAATATTTTCTACATGTCAAATATAACTAAAGTTTTTTATATGATCCAATTTTAATGAACtaaatatgtgtatatatataaatatatagtttaaatttaaattaaatagatatttaaataaaaacacacaaaaacatcGACCCTGTATATTCACAGATTTCAAAACATAAGAAAGGATATTATTAGTCTCATTACATAAACCATTATTCAAATTTCTGTGAATAGAAATTTAAATTCCTGTCAAAGATACGTAATTTGAATACTATTGCAAACAAAATCCATGGTGTAAATATACTAGCAGATTTATCATATAGTTTCCGACAATATGAAATAACTCGTTCAAGCTATTTTTCTTATGTTGTTATTCAGAAGCAGATTATTATAAACTTTAGTCAAacctataaaattatatttctgtatttagatttttttatatactatACTTTAATTGTATTTATAGTTGTGTTGACTTTTCAACTAGAACTTACATAATGTTCTTAATCTTTACTTTTTACCTAATTTCTTTGTGAATTTATTAGTAAGTTTGAAGAAAGAGGAGGTAAATAATAACAGACAAAAGCATAGGAAAATACGAGGAAGTAAAGACACAAGGAGAGATCGTACATGACGACAGGGAGCAAGGGACTGTCCCGATAGTGCCTCTGTCCAATCCAAGCTCGACAACGTTTTTGACGAAACCGCTCTGGTTTTGCAAAACCACCTTCCCATCAGGTTTTTTCCCActcacttttctttttcttttcctcgaatataataataatagccAATGATATTtgctcttttaattttttatcttatgTTTTATTGTccactttataaaaaaaagaagaagaagaatgaatcaTAGGGAGACTAGTGGTCAAGGTCATATGTTAATGTTCGTCTCCCACACACACCACATAGCTCTCACGTACGTAAATAAAGATGTTGATGGCATATTATAAATCACAGAATTCCATACGCAGAAACAAGAACACCAAGAGAGAAGCATAGACAAGAACACACCGATAGAGGGGAATTGAAGGGTGCTACGTCGTCTTTCTTGTGATCTGCTATTAATGACTGGAATTCGTGTGGGAATTGTGTTGTTGGTGTGGTGGTGATCGTGGGAGTGGATCAAAGCAGCTAGCAAAGTGTTGGAAGCAGAAGCAGTGTGTGGTGGTAGAATATGGGGAGAGGAAGGGTGCAGTTGAAGAGGATCGAGAACAAGATCAATAGGCAAGTAACGTTCTCCAAGAGAAGGTCTGGTTTGCTCAAGAAAGCTCATGAGATCTCTGTGCTTTGTGATGCTGAAGTCGCCCTCATAGTCTTCTCCACCAAAGGCAAACTCTTTGAGTACTCCAGCGATCCATGGTATCTTCCACAACCTCACGTACCTTCAACCCTTTTCATTTCTCTTACTATAATCCCAACACTCTCTCTATTCTTTTCTTCCTCATATCATACttaattcattaattttctCATGGATCTCTGTCAATTATGTTTACCATATATTATGCCTCTTCTTGATGATTTCTTTAACCCCTTTATGGTAACTGGTATTCTTCTGGGTAACATATTCAATTACTTTCTAATCCCCCCTTTTGGTTTAGTAGTAATTAGTGTGTGATTAGACACTCAATTCTCAAATTTTCTTTCTGATAAAACTCATTTCTCTGATTTTCATCACGATATGATTATCTAGAACTAGCAATCTTCATAGATGTGTATATGATTCGTTTTGCTGTACTTGAAAAGAGTGTCATCATGCAgtgacatatatatatatagtttagtTTTAATTACTGTTTAGCATGAGTTGATTAGGGAGTAGTTTGTGTAGTGTGTAGTGTAAGTGAGACTTACATCACTCTCTCCGCATGGCCATATAAAGCGTACGTGATTCGCTATTAGAAAGAAGCAGACTGATCTGACAAACTCAGCCTCAGATACACAAATATGAGAAAGGAGGAACCACAAAAGTGACCGATCACTGTGACACTAGGGTCATCAACACACACAGAgacacataaatatatataacaaattcaatttaaaaacgGTGCTTCCACCAAAAATTCAATATCACACTCGAGTGTGCACAACTTTTTACCTTGCTACCTATTCCAGCATAGTACTCTTGTCCAATTTATCACTTATCATACGTTTGTTATAACCTGTTTCCTCTTTCGTTCCCGAAGGAGATTTTTCTGACATTTTTTCTAGGATAAATTAATAGGTGTAGTGTGGATCTTAGGTAGACTTCACTCAATACACAGGTTAAAGGAGGTAACTCCTGAGTCATGGGTGAgcataaatcaatttttttctcataaagTATGTACTCCTCTTTGTCACTGAATTTTAAagcatttttatatattatactaAGTATTTCAAAATGAGTTTAGCAACCTTTTAATTATAACTTGTTTTTCTTGTATAACATGGAGCATatttttcatcaaacacaaaaataattacAGTTAATGTAGTCATTTTGGTGCATATTATGTGTTTTAACTTATGTTTTGAGTtataaaacaaaacatattTATAGGACGAAACAATGAAGCTCACAAGTTCTGCTATATTTTTGTGTTTGGCTTAGGAAACATTGGATTGGATTTAATGCATTGTACATAAATAAAATCAACAGATCCCTTATATGAGAGCTACTCCTATATAGTTGGAATGAAAGTGTTACtgtgaaatcaattttttattggtGGTCGTAGTTTTGTGTTCCTTATAGACAGAAATTTCGGACAAATATGTAGTTAGAATTAATCGAacctaaaaaaattatgttaggaCTGAAAACAGTGTCAGAATGTTTTTTAAAACCATGTATGTGGGATGTACAAATTTTACCTATATAATATATGGGTATATATGGGTCCTTCAAAGGAgaacttatttaaattttaactctGATTCTCCCTCTTGAAGTGCAACTTGTCCATTTACCAACATTATGTGAAATCATTGTTGATATAAAatgtgaaagaaaagaaaatatacaatttttttattggatGACTTTATTATATATGTGAAAACTGAGATATTTATTAAGTTAAATCTTCGTCTTTCTATCCGTTTATgaaatatcttattttaaatattaaaacactATTGATTTACGAGATAacatttaaaaagataaaatagttatttttttgtgTATAATTTTCTTCAGCAAGTGCATTTCaaatttagagaaaagaaaattgaaactAAATAATGAAACATAATAGATTATGATCTATTTTTACGTGAAATAATATTTCCCTCTCTCCATTTTACGTTTCATCTAACAATTTCAAAGATAGTCGAAAGTTGAGATGTGATGAAAAAGGTATTCAACATAATGAGATGATATATATTTAGCCATGTTCTTACTAACTTGGTTAGTATTTTGGAGCTTACGAAAATTAAGGTCTTTTGTTATAGATTTGTTCTGACAAATGTGGATTCTTGTTCTTGTCCTGTACTTAATTGAACGCATAAAGCAAATTTGTATGGTATAAACATGATAAACCTTTTACATAAGGTTGGAGAACTCATTGTCCCATCTCATGATGTTATTTTGTTtggtttgattaaaaaaatataaagttagaAGCACACCCAAGTTTCCCAAACCACCATGGGTTAAATACAAGTATTGAAAACTGCGATTTGATCCCACATAATAAGACTAAGGTGAAATCTTTTAGCTAGCACGTTAATGGAATTATGAAGTTCTTCCTTTAGATATGTTAACACAGGTATTATACATGCATGAAGCTAACTTGTATGGTGTAATATTTAAAcattgttatatatatttattattttttattaataataaataaataagaatacttCAATTCTTATAAAAATTAGTTATAGATATGTTCTCTATCGTTGACAAATTTTCTTTCTCAACAGTATGGAAAGAATTCTTGAACGGTATGAGAGGTATTCATATGCAGAGAGGCAGCTTGTTGTAAGTGATCAACCACAAAGTGTAAGTATATATGTAACCTTTATAATACTCATTTTCTTGATTCAATTGATGATAATCTAAGATGACAAAATTAAGgcttaaatctattttttttttcctttagtTTCCCAATCTTCAATTTTGATCCCTGTAAAATCTTGgtctttaaattttataaaattaagtacTTTTAGCTCACTATTATTATGGAGGAAatgttaacattttttttatgaacaatTAAACTATACATTAATGGTAGATTAAAAtggtttaattttgaaaagtagaaaactaaatatatacaagtaaaattttataagaatgaaaagtatatatattttagtcaAAAGTAGATTTATAGGAATAAAAATAGATTTAGAAAACTACATGATCAAAAGTAGATTTAAGCTCAAAATTCATTGATCATAATTCTTTCTCTAAACCATGCGTAGgactatttttattaattttacttaCTAACAACTGATTTATTTAGTTCTAAACCTGAACATCAATTTTGTTCAAAGGAAATTTTCAACTTACGAAATTCATGTATTTCCTTGTTTTTATCAATCAGAAAAAAAgtatatagatagatatatagatatatagatATTGCCCTTCTACACAGATCATTACAAGAATGAGATAAGACTAACTTTATTATAAACAATGTTAGGAAAATTGGACTCTAGAACATGCAAAGCTCAAAGCAAGGTTGGAAGTTCTACAGAAAAATCAAAGGTACTGAAATAGTTGGAGAAGGGATTTGGTGTTCTGCAATTACTAAAATGTAAAACAGTAGGATTTCTGCAATTGTTTTGCAGGAATTTTATGGGACAAGATTTGGATGGTCTAAGTATCAAAGAGCTTCAGAATTTGGAGCATCAGCTTGATAGTGCTCTCAAACACATTAGATCACGGAAGGTAAAACCATGCAGTAGTAGTGCATTTTCCTGATATAGTTTCAACTCATGAATGTTATATATAATAGTCTTTCTAActatttaattatgtaatttgcAGAACCAACTCATGTATGAATCTATTTCAGAGCTTAATAAAAAGGTGATTCTTCTTGTTTTCATCTTTTTGTCAAGTATATATGTTGCAAAATAACCATTGATCATGAACGAATCAACAAAGGGTGGAAAActattttcttctctttctgAACAAGTTTACTCATGATTATAACATGTTTGCAAatgtattgtatttttttttactgtggTCTATGAAgcaaaattaacttatatatatgattttttttaaacggtACAAAAAGTATTGCAAATTACTTCTATCACTTAGCAATACTAGAAATATTGTTTGTCCAATATGATTTATTGTTATCTTTGAACTAAAGattttgaatataataaataaattcgtATCTATAAAAGATGATACAATTAAAGTAGTTTAAACTTGTATATGTAAATGAGGGATTCACATTTGACTTAATTCTATGCCAATACATGACACATTCAATTTATCCAAATGACTCTGTGGGTTTAAGAAACCCAAACACGTATAATTGAAGAAGAAGGTTGGAGATGATAAAGACtgtgaaaattatatatatagctCCAATAATGTATCCACCTCATACCCTAATTATTTACAAAGAAAGAGTCTGAAATAGATGTTATTGAACAATTGAAATAACAGGTTAtccaactaaaataaaactgaaGGAACAACTCAAATAAGACAAAATGttattgaaataatattaataaattaaaaaaaagactaaaaatataattggaGAAAATGATTTATGTTTTATTGATTTGCTTATTTAATAGATTTGGAAAGTAATTGCATATCACAAGTTTCATGTTTCTAGACTTAAAAATTGGAGAATTATAATCAGATCTTTAACACctaaaaaaatccaaacaaaattgaataaaaaaattatctatgcTGCAGTCATTTTAGtcacaattttaataaatttcctTTTTTCCTATAGCTAGATAcctaatttatttcttaaatcttcaaattttatttttgggaGGACTcttgttaaaatatattcacATTGATCTTTAGTTTTGCACTAAAGTTTTTTACTCTAACTTCTCTTAAAAAAGACAAGTTGATCTTGAAATGCTTAGTTTtgctatgaaaaaaaaaaattatttgaaatggAAATAGCCTATTGATTATCAACTAGAATCTCTATAGCTTCCTTTTCTTCCATATGGAAATCAACAAGTATATGTGTTAACCAAATAGTTGAATTCATAGCTAAAGTGGTTGTCACATATTTTGTCTCTATTGTGCTTTGGGTCATAACGTCTTGTTTCTTTAAACACCATGGAAATATACATGTACCAAAGATAAAGCAATAACCCAATAGGTTTTTCATGTCATCAATAGAGTTAGCCCAATCATTATCTTTAAGTATCCTTACAACTTATCGACTCCATCATCTTTGCTAAATTTTTCTTCTTGGTTAATTAGTGTATTAGTTGTTGGGTGATGTGTCTTTTATTGTCGAGTTTGACACTTGGTTATGATAATTCAGCCTGATGGCAAAAACCTCTTGTATGTCTTTGTTTGAGGGTGTGACCTTTTTGGTGGGTTGATGTAACTGTGTTTGTTGGGTTCTTATATTTTGTACTGGGATTGTGTATTGTTGGATCATTAGTTGGTAGGGTACTAGAATACTTGTATTTggggttttgtataagggttgtgacacccctgaagtgtctctttttattttatttattctttgctgataaaaaaaagtgtatcaATACTTTTGCATTTCTCCATGCATAAgttttcaatatttcttttgcATATTGTTTTGACATATATAGACTCCATATTTTTCTTGCTTTACTTCcatttctagaaaaaaaaatgacattaaACCAAGATTTGTCATCTTAAACATCTGAAGCACTTTACTTCCTgtcattttcacataaaatgTAGTTTCACTTGGACTTTTAATAAATccaatttttaaaagataatcaTCAATTCTGTCATACCAAGTCCTTTGAGTCCGTTTAAGACCATACAAGGTCTTCTTTAGCTTGTAAGCCTCGTTTTCTTGTCCTTTGACTTGAAATCCCTTTGATTGCTTCACAAATATCTCCTCTTACAAATAACCATTTAAAACTGCAAATTTTGCATCTAAATAGTCAATTTTCAAACCTTTTTGTGAAGCCAAAGCAAATAACATTTTGATTGTATTAAGGTATGCAAAGGGAgcaaatctttttgaaaaatCTACTCTAAACACTTAAGCGTAGCTTTTCACAACTAATTCGGTCTTATGTTTATTTGTAGAACCCTTTGCATTTAGTTTAGTTCTATAAACTCATTTCACTCCTATGTGTTGTTTGTGTTTGGGTTAATCCACTAGCTTTCATGTATGTGTCATTTTTTTCAATCATATTTAATCTTATTAATCCATTTCACATCTTTTTTAGCTTCTCAATTTTAGCATGTTCTAAGATAGTCTGACATTACACCTTTGATAAATATCATATATAGATCTTGTCCCTTTGACAAGAATTTCATTAACTTCATCATCAAAAAGTTGTGGAGTTTCTAGAAGTTGCTTTCTTATTGGCTCATCACAATTCCATTGTTGATCTTCCATGAACTTTACATCTTTGCTCACAAGAATTTTACACATCCTCCATTAGATTTAGATTATAGCTTTTAAATCTCATTTTCACtctaaacatatattttcttttttgtgtcTTTGATCAAACGCTAGTTATATTCAAATATGACTTTGAAGCCTTTTTTTTTCACAAGTTCTGCAACACTAAGCAGATTTCGATCAATATTAGGCACAAATAAAACATCAGAGATATACTTCAAACATGTAAAACTTTCAATAGAAATTGTCCACTTCCCTTTAACTAAGATGAAATcacaattttcaattttcactTTAGAAATGATGGTTTTTCCAAGCTCTCTAAAAAGTTTCTCGTTATTGGTCATGTAGTTTGTACAACCGCTATTTATTAACCACGAGTCACTAGAAGTTTTGGTTGTAGTAAAGAATCTTGCAACAAAGATTTGATTATCTTCTATCTCCTCCAAAGTTAAATTTGTCTCTTTTGATTTAGACTTGTAGATTCGCTCTATACGTCTTAAATCACCGCATTTTCTACACTTGACATTTAACATTCACCAACATTTTTCTTTGGATGATTTGTCTTTTTACAATGTGAACAAGGGAAAAGTTCTCACCTTGTTAATTGTTGAAGccttttttgttcttttatttattgttcTTATTGTTTTTTCCACCTCTAAAATTGTGTACAAAATACATATGTATTTgaattatttcaataattaattgtaatgaaaagaattaatttttaacttgcatAATCACTTATATTTTTGAACTTATTATACACATGGATGGAGTTAACTTTGTTAGGTTCAAATGTTGTAGGATAAGGCCCTACAAGAACAAAACAACAC harbors:
- the LOC137821729 gene encoding agamous-like MADS-box protein AGL8, translated to MGRGRVQLKRIENKINRQVTFSKRRSGLLKKAHEISVLCDAEVALIVFSTKGKLFEYSSDPCMERILERYERYSYAERQLVVSDQPQSENWTLEHAKLKARLEVLQKNQRNFMGQDLDGLSIKELQNLEHQLDSALKHIRSRKNQLMYESISELNKKDKALQEQNNTLAKKIKEKEKALAAQQAQFERQADEMDLASSVLVPQPLETSNIRGSSQVIGDGGDNEGSATTPSRVNAILPPWMLRPTNE